One window of the Manihot esculenta cultivar AM560-2 chromosome 14, M.esculenta_v8, whole genome shotgun sequence genome contains the following:
- the LOC110599729 gene encoding CCR4-NOT transcription complex subunit 10 isoform X2, producing MDPRDSSSSQSTPSAIRDAAAASSSTAGEDDAILSVTAALAKDAALHFQSLRFAECLAVLHQLKLKKEDDPKVLHNIAIAEYFRDGCSDPRKLLEVLNNVKKSEQLAQASGEQVDAGSNAGNRVISGSKESGTMAHQFSATNSSTLVYMDDFDSAVVTLNIAIIWFHLHEYTKALSVLEPLYNNIEPIDETTALHVCLLLLDVALACQDAAKSADVLIYLEKAFGVSSTSQGDNASMTNQQSANLVAKSSSILSGSSALDASNSDLAPSGNALENSLSRTLSLSEESLEYETMFSLDISGQNLTRPSGFPSSNDLSRIQLDRCISSIDLKLMLQLYKVRFLLLTRNLKQAKREVKLAMNIARGRDSSTALLLKSQLEYARGNHRKAIKLLMASSNRAEMGISSMFNNLGCIYFRLYKYHTSSVLFSKALSSSSSVRKDKPLKLSTFFQDKSLLIIYNCGIQHLSCGKPLLAARCFQKASLIFYNLPILWLRLAECCLMALEKGLIKVGRTPGKSEIIVHVVGKGKWRHLAIENGSSRNGCLDFVEREDLFLGSERQLKLSVSLARQCLLNALHLLDCAGMKDLKSSLPSSISLEENESSEGEAVKNSYHRGLTGLDTKASTLSVGLGQLNANGDAKEQKGATSQENMHNSISYFEDTRWRENQMIKQALLANLAYVELELENPEKALSTANSLLELSECSRIYVFLGHVYAAEALCLLNKPKEAAEHLSIYVSGGSNVELPFSQEDCDQWKVEKTFDCEDSNGGSVAKTSSPEESQGIVFHKPEEARGILYANFATMYAAQGELERAHHFVTQALSLVPDSPEVTLTAVYVDLVLGKSQAAISKLKHCSRVKFVPSHVQLNKS from the exons ATGGACCCGCGAGATTCTTCTTCGTCGCAGTCGACGCCCTCCGCGATTCGGGATGCTGCTGCTGCTTCATCGTCCACTGCCGGTGAGGACGATGCCATTCTTTCTGTCACTGCTGCTCTTGCTAAGGACGCCGCCCTCCATTTCCAATCTCTCCGTTTTGCTGAGTGTCTCGCTGTTTTGCATCAGCTCAAGTTAAAGAAAGAAGACGATCCCAAA GTGCTTCATAATATTGCAATTGCGGAATACTTTCGTGATGGTTGTTCAGATCCAAGAAAGTTGCTTGAAGTACTTAATAATGTCAAG AAAAGCGAGCAGCTTGCTCAGGCTTCTGGTGAGCAGGTTGATGCTGGGAGCAATGCTGGAAATAGAGTTATTTCAGGCTCTAAAGAAAGTGGTACAATGGCACATCAATTTTCTGCTACAAATAGTTCGACTTTGGTTTACATGGATGATTTTGACTCGGCAGTTGTAACATTAAATATT gCAATTATCTGGTTTCATCTTCATGAATATACTAAAGCATTATCAGTTCTGGAACCTTTGTATAACAATATTGAGCCCATTGATGAG ACAACTGCTCTCCATGTTTGCCTTCTGTTGCTAGATGTTGCACTTGCCTGCCAGGATGCGGCAAAATCTGCT GATGTGCTGATCTATCTAGAAAAAGCTTTTGGTGTCAGCTCCACAAGTCAAGGTGATAATGCAAGCATGACAAATCAACAATCTGCAAATCTAGTTGCAAAATCATCCTCTATTCTGAGTGGTTCATCAGCCTTGGATGCATCTAATTCAGATTTAGCACCAAGTGGAAATGCCTTGGAAAATTCTTTGTCGAGAACTTTATCATTATCAGAGGAGTCACTGGAGTATGAAACCATGTTTTCGTTGGACATAAGTGGACAGAACTTGACAAgaccatctggttttccatctTCTAATGATCTTTCTAGGATCCAACTTGATAGGTGTATATCTAGCATTGATCTAAAGCTTATGTTGCAGCTTTACAAGGTCCGATTTCTACTTCTCACAAGGAACTTAAAACAAGCGAAGCGTGAAGTCAAGCTTGCCATGAACATTGCACGTGGTAGAGACTCGTCCACGGCTCTCCTTTTGAAGTCTCAGCTTGAATATGCTCGTGGGAATCATCGTAAAGCCATCAAGTTGTTGATGGCATCAAGTAACCGCGCTGAGATGGGGATTTCAAGCATGTTCAACAATCTTGGTTGCATTTATTTTCGGCTTTATAAATACCACACATCATCTGTGCTCTTTTCCAAGGCACTATCTAGTAGTTCGTCAGTACGGAAGGATAAGCCTCTGAAACTGTCAACTTTTTTCCAAGATAAATCTCTCCTCATTATCTACAATTGTGGCATACAGCACTTATCTTGTGGGAAGCCCTTGCTGGCTGCTCGCTGTTTCCAGAAAGCAAGTCTAATATTTTACAACCTTCCTATCTTGTGGTTACGGCTTGCTGAGTGTTGTCTGATGGCCCTAGAGAAGGGACTTATAAAAGTTGGTCGAACGCCAGGGAAATCAGAAATTATAGTCCATGTTGTTGGCAAGGGAAAATGGAGGCATCTTGCAATAGAAAATGGGAGTTCACGAAATGGATGTTTGGATTTTGTTGAAAGGGAGGACTTGTTTTTGGGCAGTGAAAGGCAACTGAAGCTCTCTGTGTCCCTTGCCCGTCAGTGTCTCCTCAATGCCTTGCACTTGTTGGACTGTGCTGgtatgaaagatttgaagtccAGTTTACCCTCCAGTATCTCCTTGGAAGAAAATGAATCAAGTGAAGGAGAAGCGGTCAAGAATTCATACCACAGGGGTTTAACTGGCCTAGATACCAAAGCATCAACTTTATCTGTGGGCTTAGGTCAGCTTAATGCAAATGGGGATGCAAAGGAGCAGAAGGGAGCAACAAGCCAGGagaacatgcataactccatcTCTTACTTTGAAGATACTCGTTGGAGAGAGAATCAGATGATTAAGCAAGCTCTTCTTGCTAACTTGGCTTATGTAGAGTTGGAACTAGAAAACCCCGAGAAGGCTTTGTCCACGGCAAATTCTCTCTTGGAACTTTCAGAATGCTCAagaatttatgtttttcttggTCATGTGTATGCAGCAGAGGCCCTCTGCTTGCTGAACAAGCCTAAGGAAGCTGCTGAACACTTGTCAATTTATGTGTCTGGAGGAAGTAATGTTGAGTTGCCCTTCAGCCAGGAGGACTGTGACCAATGGAAAGTGGAGAAAACTTTCGATTGTGAAGATTCCAATGGAGGATCAGTTGCAAAGACTTCTTCTCCTGAGGAATCGCAAGGTATTGTGTTCCACAAGCCAGAAGAGGCACGGGGTATCCTTTATGCCAATTTCGCAACCATGTATGCGGCACAAGGTGAGCTTGAACGGGCCCACCATTTTGTGACGCAAGCATTGTCCCTTGTACCCGACAGTCCAGAGGTCACTTTGACAGCAGTTTACGTGGACCTCGTGCTCGGTAAGTCACAAGCAGCTATTTCCAAGTTAAAACATTGTAGTCGGGTTAAGTTCGTTCCAAGCCATGTACAATTGAATAAATCTTGA
- the LOC110599729 gene encoding CCR4-NOT transcription complex subunit 10 isoform X1, with protein MDPRDSSSSQSTPSAIRDAAAASSSTAGEDDAILSVTAALAKDAALHFQSLRFAECLAVLHQLKLKKEDDPKVLHNIAIAEYFRDGCSDPRKLLEVLNNVKKKSEQLAQASGEQVDAGSNAGNRVISGSKESGTMAHQFSATNSSTLVYMDDFDSAVVTLNIAIIWFHLHEYTKALSVLEPLYNNIEPIDETTALHVCLLLLDVALACQDAAKSADVLIYLEKAFGVSSTSQGDNASMTNQQSANLVAKSSSILSGSSALDASNSDLAPSGNALENSLSRTLSLSEESLEYETMFSLDISGQNLTRPSGFPSSNDLSRIQLDRCISSIDLKLMLQLYKVRFLLLTRNLKQAKREVKLAMNIARGRDSSTALLLKSQLEYARGNHRKAIKLLMASSNRAEMGISSMFNNLGCIYFRLYKYHTSSVLFSKALSSSSSVRKDKPLKLSTFFQDKSLLIIYNCGIQHLSCGKPLLAARCFQKASLIFYNLPILWLRLAECCLMALEKGLIKVGRTPGKSEIIVHVVGKGKWRHLAIENGSSRNGCLDFVEREDLFLGSERQLKLSVSLARQCLLNALHLLDCAGMKDLKSSLPSSISLEENESSEGEAVKNSYHRGLTGLDTKASTLSVGLGQLNANGDAKEQKGATSQENMHNSISYFEDTRWRENQMIKQALLANLAYVELELENPEKALSTANSLLELSECSRIYVFLGHVYAAEALCLLNKPKEAAEHLSIYVSGGSNVELPFSQEDCDQWKVEKTFDCEDSNGGSVAKTSSPEESQGIVFHKPEEARGILYANFATMYAAQGELERAHHFVTQALSLVPDSPEVTLTAVYVDLVLGKSQAAISKLKHCSRVKFVPSHVQLNKS; from the exons ATGGACCCGCGAGATTCTTCTTCGTCGCAGTCGACGCCCTCCGCGATTCGGGATGCTGCTGCTGCTTCATCGTCCACTGCCGGTGAGGACGATGCCATTCTTTCTGTCACTGCTGCTCTTGCTAAGGACGCCGCCCTCCATTTCCAATCTCTCCGTTTTGCTGAGTGTCTCGCTGTTTTGCATCAGCTCAAGTTAAAGAAAGAAGACGATCCCAAA GTGCTTCATAATATTGCAATTGCGGAATACTTTCGTGATGGTTGTTCAGATCCAAGAAAGTTGCTTGAAGTACTTAATAATGTCAAG AAGAAAAGCGAGCAGCTTGCTCAGGCTTCTGGTGAGCAGGTTGATGCTGGGAGCAATGCTGGAAATAGAGTTATTTCAGGCTCTAAAGAAAGTGGTACAATGGCACATCAATTTTCTGCTACAAATAGTTCGACTTTGGTTTACATGGATGATTTTGACTCGGCAGTTGTAACATTAAATATT gCAATTATCTGGTTTCATCTTCATGAATATACTAAAGCATTATCAGTTCTGGAACCTTTGTATAACAATATTGAGCCCATTGATGAG ACAACTGCTCTCCATGTTTGCCTTCTGTTGCTAGATGTTGCACTTGCCTGCCAGGATGCGGCAAAATCTGCT GATGTGCTGATCTATCTAGAAAAAGCTTTTGGTGTCAGCTCCACAAGTCAAGGTGATAATGCAAGCATGACAAATCAACAATCTGCAAATCTAGTTGCAAAATCATCCTCTATTCTGAGTGGTTCATCAGCCTTGGATGCATCTAATTCAGATTTAGCACCAAGTGGAAATGCCTTGGAAAATTCTTTGTCGAGAACTTTATCATTATCAGAGGAGTCACTGGAGTATGAAACCATGTTTTCGTTGGACATAAGTGGACAGAACTTGACAAgaccatctggttttccatctTCTAATGATCTTTCTAGGATCCAACTTGATAGGTGTATATCTAGCATTGATCTAAAGCTTATGTTGCAGCTTTACAAGGTCCGATTTCTACTTCTCACAAGGAACTTAAAACAAGCGAAGCGTGAAGTCAAGCTTGCCATGAACATTGCACGTGGTAGAGACTCGTCCACGGCTCTCCTTTTGAAGTCTCAGCTTGAATATGCTCGTGGGAATCATCGTAAAGCCATCAAGTTGTTGATGGCATCAAGTAACCGCGCTGAGATGGGGATTTCAAGCATGTTCAACAATCTTGGTTGCATTTATTTTCGGCTTTATAAATACCACACATCATCTGTGCTCTTTTCCAAGGCACTATCTAGTAGTTCGTCAGTACGGAAGGATAAGCCTCTGAAACTGTCAACTTTTTTCCAAGATAAATCTCTCCTCATTATCTACAATTGTGGCATACAGCACTTATCTTGTGGGAAGCCCTTGCTGGCTGCTCGCTGTTTCCAGAAAGCAAGTCTAATATTTTACAACCTTCCTATCTTGTGGTTACGGCTTGCTGAGTGTTGTCTGATGGCCCTAGAGAAGGGACTTATAAAAGTTGGTCGAACGCCAGGGAAATCAGAAATTATAGTCCATGTTGTTGGCAAGGGAAAATGGAGGCATCTTGCAATAGAAAATGGGAGTTCACGAAATGGATGTTTGGATTTTGTTGAAAGGGAGGACTTGTTTTTGGGCAGTGAAAGGCAACTGAAGCTCTCTGTGTCCCTTGCCCGTCAGTGTCTCCTCAATGCCTTGCACTTGTTGGACTGTGCTGgtatgaaagatttgaagtccAGTTTACCCTCCAGTATCTCCTTGGAAGAAAATGAATCAAGTGAAGGAGAAGCGGTCAAGAATTCATACCACAGGGGTTTAACTGGCCTAGATACCAAAGCATCAACTTTATCTGTGGGCTTAGGTCAGCTTAATGCAAATGGGGATGCAAAGGAGCAGAAGGGAGCAACAAGCCAGGagaacatgcataactccatcTCTTACTTTGAAGATACTCGTTGGAGAGAGAATCAGATGATTAAGCAAGCTCTTCTTGCTAACTTGGCTTATGTAGAGTTGGAACTAGAAAACCCCGAGAAGGCTTTGTCCACGGCAAATTCTCTCTTGGAACTTTCAGAATGCTCAagaatttatgtttttcttggTCATGTGTATGCAGCAGAGGCCCTCTGCTTGCTGAACAAGCCTAAGGAAGCTGCTGAACACTTGTCAATTTATGTGTCTGGAGGAAGTAATGTTGAGTTGCCCTTCAGCCAGGAGGACTGTGACCAATGGAAAGTGGAGAAAACTTTCGATTGTGAAGATTCCAATGGAGGATCAGTTGCAAAGACTTCTTCTCCTGAGGAATCGCAAGGTATTGTGTTCCACAAGCCAGAAGAGGCACGGGGTATCCTTTATGCCAATTTCGCAACCATGTATGCGGCACAAGGTGAGCTTGAACGGGCCCACCATTTTGTGACGCAAGCATTGTCCCTTGTACCCGACAGTCCAGAGGTCACTTTGACAGCAGTTTACGTGGACCTCGTGCTCGGTAAGTCACAAGCAGCTATTTCCAAGTTAAAACATTGTAGTCGGGTTAAGTTCGTTCCAAGCCATGTACAATTGAATAAATCTTGA